The following proteins are encoded in a genomic region of Arachis stenosperma cultivar V10309 chromosome 4, arast.V10309.gnm1.PFL2, whole genome shotgun sequence:
- the LOC130976169 gene encoding pentatricopeptide repeat-containing protein At4g33170-like encodes MAQHDDLSAPPRPLPPSPSPTKTDPRAIHGRAIKSVATDNATFNNLVTLYSKLESLASYSVRVFSQIRSPNIVSWTALVSAHSNTLLALRYFVSMLRHPTLPNNRTLASLFRTSAALSALPFALSLHSLSLKLALSSDPFAGSALLSFYFKCRMPHHGHKVFDEIPDRDSVCYSAMIVGLAQNSRSVDALLVLADMRHHGFASTEHSVSGGLRAAAELAALEQCRMIHGHAVVAGFDSNVVVGSALVDGYGKAGVVENARQVFEENLAWMNLVGWNAMMAGYAQQGDHKSTSELFDSMECQGLVPDEYSFLAMLTALYNAGMFLEADQWLTRMKVDYGLQPTLVHYTCLVGAMARAGHLEQAERVALTMPYEPDAAVWRALLSACAFHGEADKAWSMARRLLELEPLDDSAYVIVANVLSAAGRWDDVAELRKMLRDRRVKKQGGRSWIEIQGKVHVFAAGDWKHEKSAEIYRKLQEIMGEIEKLGYVPIWDELLHNVEEERRKEALWHHSEKLAVAFGVLCGSAPPGKPLRIVKNLRICKDCHEAFKYMTRILEREIIVRDVNRYHRFVDGNCTCRDIW; translated from the coding sequence atGGCGCAACATGATGACCTCAGCGCGCCACCGCGGCCGCTGCCACCGTCTCCATCTCCCACTAAGACCGATCCGCGTGCAATTCACGGACGGGCTATAAAATCAGTTGCAACCGACAATGCGACATTCAACAATCTGGTAACGCTTTACTCGAAATTGGAGAGTTTGGCGTCCTACTCTGTCCGCGTGTTCAGCCAAATCCGGAGTCCCAACATTGTGTCATGGACCGCACTTGTCTCTGCCCACTCCAATACCCTCCTCGCCCTCCGTTACTTCGTTTCCATGCTTCGCCACCCAACACTCCCCAACAATCGCACCCTTGCCTCCCTCTTCCGCACCTCAGCTGCACTCTCTGCCCTCCCCTTTGCCCTTTCCCTCCACTCCCTCTCCCTCAAGCTCGCCCtttccagtgatccttttgccgGTTCTGCGCTACTCAGTTTTTACTTCAAGTGCCGTATGCCGCACCACGGACACAAGGTATTCGATGAAATACCTGATAGAGATAGTGTTTGTTATTCCGCTATGATCGTGGGTCTAGCTCAGAATTCCCGCTCTGTGGATGCGCTTCTGGTTTTGGCTGACATGAGGCATCATGGTTTTGCATCCACAGAGCATAGCGTTTCGGGGGGTCTGCGTGCTGCTGCTGAGCTGGCAGCATTGGAGCAGTGTAGAATGATACACGGGCATGCGGTTGTTGCTGGGTTTGATTCAAATGTGGTGGTGGGCAGTGCTCTGGTTGATGGTTATGGTAAAGCCGGCGTTGTTGAGAATGCAAGGCAGGTTTTTGAGGAAAATTTGGCTTGGATGAATTTAGTGGGTTGGAATGCTATGATGGCCGGTTATGCCCAGCAAGGAGATCATAAATCTACTTCCGAACTGTTTGATTCAATGGAATGCCAAGGACTGGTGCCGGATGAGTATAGTTTTCTGGCAATGTTGACAGCACTCTATAATGCTGGAATGTTTCTTGAGGCTGATCAGTGGTTGACAAGGATGAAAGTGGATTATGGTTTGCAGCCAACTCTGGTGCATTATACTTGCTTGGTAGGTGCAATGGCCCGTGCTGGGCACTTGGAACAGGCAGAGAGGGTAGCATTGACAATGCCATATGAGCCAGATGCTGCAGTTTGGCGAGCCTTGTTGTCAGCTTGTGCTTTTCATGGTGAAGCCGATAAGGCTTGGTCTATGGCCAGGAGGCTTTTGGAACTTGAACCGCTTGATGACTCGGCTTATGTTATTGTTGCCAATGTGTTGTCAGCTGCAGGAAGGTGGGATGATGTTGCAGAATTGAGGAAAATGTTGAGAGATCGGAGGGTGAAGAAACAAGGAGGGAGGAGTTGGATTGAAATTCAGGGAAAAGTACATGTTTTTGCAGCAGGGGACTGGAAGCATGAGAAATCCGCGGAAATTTATCGCAAGTTACAAGAGATCATGGGGGAGATTGAGAAATTGGGATATGTTCCAATTTGGGATGAGTTGTTGCACAATGTGGAGGAAGAAAGGAGAAAGGAGGCTCTTTGGCATCACAGCGAGAAGTTGGCAGTGGCATTTGGTGTGTTATGTGGGTCTGCACCACCAGGAAAGCCATTGAGAATTGTGAAGAATTTGAGGATTTGTAAGGATTGTCATGAAGCTTTTAAGTATATGACCAGAATTTTAGAGAGGGAAATTATTGTGAGGGATGTTAACAGATACCACAGATTTGTTGATGGTAATTGTACTTGTAGAGATATATGGTAG